Proteins encoded in a region of the Coffea eugenioides isolate CCC68of chromosome 4, Ceug_1.0, whole genome shotgun sequence genome:
- the LOC113767796 gene encoding nucleosome assembly protein 1;4 has protein sequence MNNSTDKDQLDVSDLGSALPAAAAALSEEDRAGLVNALKDKLQHLAGEHSDIMETLSPKVRKRVEFLRELQSQHDELESKFFEERAALEAKYQKLYEPLYTKRYQIVNGVLEVEGVGDASKGDEGDKGTEEKGVPNFWLMAMKTNEILAEEISERDEEALKYLKDIKWCRIDSPKGFKLEFFFDANPFFKNTVLTKTYHMIDDDEPILEKAIGAEIEWYPGKCLTQKVLKKKPRKGSKNVKPITKTENCESFFNFFNPPQVPEDDDDIDEDTAEELQNSMEQDYDIGSTIRDKIIPHAVSWFTGEAVHGDDFEDMDDDEDDEDDEEEDDEDEEVDEEDDEDKVDSKNRKKSTRSKPSVRSQGQEGHQTERPPECKQQ, from the exons ATGAATAATAGCACCGATAAAGATCAGTTGGATGTGTCTGATCTCGGCTCCGCCCTCCCCGCTGCCGCCGCCG CTTTAAGCGAGGAGGACCGTGCTGGGTTAGTTAATGCCCTCAAG GATAAACTTCAGCATTTGGCTGGGGAGCATTCGGATATTATGGAGACTCTCTCTCCCAAGGTTCGAAAGCGTGTGGAATTTTTAAGAGAGCTTCAG AGCCAACATGATGAGCTGGAGTCAAAGTTCTTCGAAGAGAGGGCTGCACTGGAAGCTAAATACCAGAAGCTCTATGAACCACTCTATACAAAG AGATACCAAATAGTTAATGGTGTTCTTGAAGTTGAAGGAGTTGGTGATGCTTCCAAGGGTGACGAGGGAGACAAAGGGACAGAAG AAAAAGGTGTTCCCAACTTCTGGTTGATGGCGATGAAGACTAATGAAATATTGGCAGAAGAG ATTTCAGAGCGTGATGAGGAGGCTCTAAAATATCTCAAGGATATCAAGTGGTGCAGGATTGATAGTCCGAAGGGTTTCAAGCTTGAGTTCTTTTTTGATGCTAATCCATTTTTCAAGAACACTGTCTTGACAAAAACTTATCACatgattgatgatgatgaaCCTATACTAGAGAAAGCTATAGG GGCGGAAATTGAATGGTATCCTGGCAAATGCTTGACGCAGaaggttttgaagaaaaaaccAAGAAAGGGGTCAAAGAACGTGAAACCTATAACTAAGACTGAAAATTGTGAAAgctttttcaatttcttcaacCCTCCGCAAGTGCCTGAGGATGATGACGATATTGATGAGGATACT GCTGAAGAACTCCAGAACTCAATGGAGCAAGACTATGATATTGG TTCAACAATACGAGACAAAATTATTCCTCATGCTGTGTCATGGTTTACGGGCGAGGCTGTTCATGGAGATGATTTTGAAGATAtggatgatgatgaagatgacgaGGATGATGAGGAGGAAGACGATGAAGATGAGGAggtagatgaagaagatgatgaggATAAGGTGGATAGCAAGAATAGAAAGAAG TCTACCAGATCAAAG CCGAGTGTAAGATCACAAGGTCAGGAAGGTCATCAGACTGAACGCCCTCCAGAATGCAAGCAACAGTAG
- the LOC113767641 gene encoding beta-fructofuranosidase, insoluble isoenzyme CWINV1: MASFYLWLMCLYWIVLGHGILEAEASHRVYRNLASLQPASPSQTYRTSYHFQPPKNWMNDPNGPTVYKGLYHLFYQYNPLGPDWGNIVWAHSTSKDLINWNPLKAAIFPSQKGDVNGCWSGSTTMLRGENPAILYTGIDPKNQQVQNLAVPRNLSDPYLIEWVKSPYNPLMTPTPENKINSSSFRDPTTAWLGPDGRWRVIVGNKLNRRGKALLYRSKDFVRWTKAQHPLYSIQGTGMWECPDFYPVSSSPIGLDTSTIGEGVKHVLKVSLDDTKHDQYAIGTYAHSKDVFVPNAGAAEKFSGLRYDYGKFYASKTFYDSLKKRRILWGWINESLSREDYIAQGWSGVQAIPRLIWLDKSGKQLVQWPISEIETLRQKKVGYPRTQLKSGSTVEVQGIKAAQADVDVSFQVASQLEQVDAFDPSWTDPQLLCSQKGASVRGGTGPFGLKVLASKDLQEYTAVFFRIFKAQNKYVVLMCSDQSRSSLNEKPDKTTYGAFLDVDPLHEELSLRSLIDHSIVESFGGKGKACITSRVYPTKALGNEARLYVFNYGKANVAISSMNAWTMKNASINRKN, from the exons ATGGCTAGCTTTTACCTCTGGCTAATGTGCTTGTACTGGATAGTGCTCGGACATGGCATTCTTGAAGCAGAAGCATCCCACAGAGTTTACAGAAATCTTGCATCTCTTCAACCAGCATCTCCAAGTCAAACCTACAGAACTTCTTATCACTTCCAACCTCCCAAGAACTGGATGAACG ATCCTAATG GACCAACGGTTTATAAGGGACTTTACCATCTATTCTACCAGTACAATCCACTCGGTCCAGATTGGGGGAACATTGTTTGGGCTCACTCCACCTCTAAAGATTTAATCAACTGGAACCCTCTTAAAGCAGCCATTTTTCCGTCTCAGAAGGGTGATGTGAATGGTTGCTGGTCAGGATCAACGACAATGCTTCGAGGGGAAAACCCAGCCATTCTCTACACTGGCATAGACCCTAAGAACCAGCAAGTTCAAAATCTTGCTGTCCCCAGAAATCTTTCTGACCCATACCTGATAGAATGGGTCAAATCGCCTTACAATCCACTGATGACTCCGACTCCAGAGAACAAAATCAATTCAAGCTCATTCAGAGACCCAACTACTGCCTGGTTGGGCCCTGATGGCCGATGGAGAGTCATCGTTGGAAATAAATTAAATCGTCGAGGAAAAGCACTTCTGTACAGAAGCAAGGATTTTGTTCGTTGGACCAAAGCTCAGCACCCACTGTATTCAATACAAGGCACTGGAATGTGGGAATGCCCTGATTTTTACCCTGTTTCGAGCAGCCCTATTGGTTTAGACACATCAACCATTGGCGAAGGCGTTAAACATGTTCTTAAGGTAAGCCTGGATGACACCAAGCACGATCAGTACGCGATTGGAACATATGCGCATTCCAAGGATGTTTTCGTGCCGAATGCTGGAGCTGCAGAAAAGTTTTCAGGCTTGAGATACGATTATGGGAAGTTCTATGCTTCAAAAACATTCTACGATAGTTTGAAGAAGCGAAGAATTCTTTGGGGTTGGATCAACGAGTCATTATCTCGAGAAGATTATATTGCTCAGGGATGGTCCGGAGTTCAG GCAATTCCTAGGCTGATATGGCTAGATAAATCAGGAAAACAACTGGTCCAGTGGCCAATTTCAGAGATTGAAACGCTACGACAAAAAAAAGTTGGCTATCCTCGTACGCAGCTCAAGAGCGGATCCACAGTAGAAGTTCAAGGCATCAAAGCTGCCCAA GCGGATGTAGATGTGTCGTTCCAAGTAGCATCCCAGTTGGAGCAAGTTGATGCATTCGACCCAAGTTGGACGGACCCCCAACTGCTTTGTAGTCAAAAGGGTGCATCAGTCAGAGGAGGGACAGGACCCTTTGGACTAAAAGTTTTGGCTTCAAAGGATCTGCAGGAATATACGGCCGTCTTCTTTAGAATTTTCAAAGCCCAGAACAAATATGTGGTGCTGATGTGCAGTGATCAGAGCAG GTCCTCGCTCAATGAAAAACCAGATAAGACAACTTATGGGGCATTTCTGGACGTGGATCCTTTGCACGAAGAATTATCTTTGAGGAGCTTG aTTGATCATTCAATAGTGGAAAGCTTTGGTGGAAAGGGCAAGGCATGCATCACTTCAAGGGTATATCCTACTAAAGCTTTAGGCAACGAGGCACGCTTGTACGTCTTCAATTATGGAAAGGCCAACGTCGCAATCTCAAGCATGAATGCTTGGACCATGAAGAATGCCAGTATCAATCGAAAGAATTGA
- the LOC113767633 gene encoding protein indeterminate-domain 7, whose protein sequence is MMKGLIVQQQPAQPVMEENMSNLTSASNEASVSSVNRNDNGSGGSIYPPQQYFAPQNQTQVAQPQQAVKKKRNLPGNPDPDAEVLALSPKTLLATNRFICEICNKGFQRDQNLQLHRRGHNLPWKLKQRTNKEVKKKVYVCPEASCVHHDPSRALGDLTGIKKHFCRKHGEKKWKCDKCSKRYAVQSDWKAHSKTCGTREYRCDCGTLFSRRDSFITHRAFCDALAEESARAIPGNPLLSSQAAGASTVPRHVNNINPLQQQFGNQDNPHLFSLKKEQHTFNLRPEIPPWLACSPMPAGAGPGPGPPPVDLTSSIFPSPRLGPGFSECHQELSLHENPNPNLGPNLPPFHPTTSPHISATALLQKAAQMGAAMGSSKAGAGGAAPPAVMLNTRPHQAHVSAAAAADSATNITTGNFGLNLSSREDLAGGTFVNGLASYGNKAADPAAGGPPPPPPPTSFLQDMMMNSLSSSSATTGFEGSTFEDAFGGILNPKKTSNSSFMRANDSEGGGGGGGGIVGGGNDRMTRDFLGLRPLSHSDIFNIAGFGNCMNTTASNEHHQNASQKSWQG, encoded by the exons ATGATGAAAGGTCTGATAGTCCAGCAGCAACCAGCACAGCCCGTTATGGAGGAAAACATGTCTAATCTGACCTCTGCTTCTAATGAAGCTAGTGTTTCTTCTGTCAATAGAAATGATAATGGATCAGGAGGTAGCATATATCCACCACAGCAATACTTTGCTCCCCAAAATCAAACTCAGGTTGCTCAACCTCAGCAAGCAGTCAAGAAGAAGAGAAATCTGCCGGGCAATCCAG ACCCTGATGCGGAAGTGTTAGCTTTGTCTCCCAAGACTCTCTTGGCAACAAACAGATTCATTTGCGAAATTTGCAACAAAGGGTTTCAGAGGGATCAGAATCTTCAACTTCACAGAAGAGGTCATAATCTGCCATGGAAGCTGAAGCAGAGAACAAACAAGGAAGTAAAGAAGAAAGTATACGTGTGCCCAGAAGCTAGTTGTGTCCACCATGATCCGTCAAGGGCCCTTGGGGACCTAACCGGAATCAAGAAGCACTTTTGCAGAAAGCACGGTGAGAAGAAGTGGAAATGTGACAAATGCTCAAAGCGGTATGCAGTTCAATCAGACTGGAAAGCTCATTCCAAAACCTGTGGCACTAGGGAGTACAGATGTGACTGTGGAACCCTTTTCTCTAG GAGGGACAGTTTTATCACACATAGAGCCTTTTGTGATGCACTAGCAGAAGAGAGTGCTAGAGCTATTCCGGGAAATCCGCTCCTTTCCTCCCAAGCTGCTGGTGCTTCCACAGTACCCCGTCATGTGAACAACATCAATCCTCTTCAACAACAGTTCGGCAACCAGGATAATCCCCAtttattttcccttaaaaaaGAGCAACACACTTTTAATCTGAGGCCTGAAATTCCACCATGGCTAGCATGCTCTCCGATGCCAGCTGGAGCCGGACCAGGTCCCGGTCCACCACCAGTAGACCTCACTTCTTCAATCTTCCCATCCCCAAGACTGGGTCCAGGATTTTCAGAATGCCATCAAGAATTATCCCTCCATGAAAACCCTAACCCTAATCTTGGACCTAATCTTCCACCATTCCATCCCACGACCTCCCCACACATATCTGCAACTGCATTGCTGCAAAAAGCAGCTCAGATGGGAGCAGCCATGGGCAGCAGCAAAGCAGGTGCAGGTGGTGCAGCTCCACCTGCAGTCATGCTGAACACTAGACCCCACCAAGCTCACGtgtctgctgctgctgctgctgattCTGCTACCAATATTACAACTGGAAattttggactgaatttgtccTCACGTGAAGACTTGGCCGGTGGGACGTTTGTCAATGGCTTGGCTTCATATGGGAATAAAGCTGCAGACCCTGCTGCTGGTGGACctccacctcctcctcctcctactTCTTTTCTTCAAGATATGATGATGaactctctttcttcttcttctgcaaCCACTGGATTTGAAGGCTCAACGTTTGAAGACGCATTTGGTGGGATTCTCAACCCGAAGAAGACATCAAACAGTTCCTTCATGAGGGCTAACGATAGTGAAggtggcggcggcggcggcggagGCATCGTGGGCGGCGGCAATGATCGCATGACGAGGGATTTTCTTGGTTTAAGGCCTCTTTCTCACAGTGACATTTTTAATATTGCCGGTTTCGGTAATTGCATGAATACTACTGCTTCTAATGAGCATCATCAGAACGCATCTCAAAAGTCATGGCAAGGTTAG
- the LOC113768567 gene encoding troponin T, translating into MDIEGNDGSKTLLEPGSTVEWGRGLGLKSKDRTVSRRHVAFELAPANEPNRVRFQVIGKNPVWVHSGERGKVSTFRTCERGEMEIGDMFCVSAKTPVWFTVRKADSVADNFKRELDFEGRCEVRDFDALEPESIDISHIDPVKEFGVLVIGEEFDGYPRKMIRDFKNWDWFLEEPGEESEDDGFDINKRRKCGRRKRKKDGQNEDEDWAGESEEEKELLTKATKVQKAKYLTRSKNRDKRAKDTGKGTTSKLKYRKRAEEEDIDEEEDDETLGGFIVDNDQLEEAGEEIDEEEEEEEFEEDEDEEEVED; encoded by the exons ATGGATATCGAGGGCAACGACGGTTCAAAAACCTTGCTGGAACCGGGTTCGACGGTAGAATGGGGAAGGGGTTTGGGTCTCAAATCCAAGGACAGAACCGTTTCCCGGCGTCACGTGGCATTTGAACTTGCTCCTGCCAATGAACCCAACAGGGTTCGTTTCCAAGTTATCGGAAAGAATCCCGTTTGGGTGCACAGCGGCGAACGCGGTAAAGTCAGCACCTTTAGGACTTGTGAGCGCGGTGAAATGGAAATTGGAGACATGTTTTGCGTTTCTGCCAAGACTCCCGTTTGGTTCACTGTCAGAAAAGCTGACTCTGTAGCTGACAATTTTAAGAGAGAGTTGGATTTTGAGGGTAGGTGTGAAGTGCGAGATTTCGATGCATTAGAGCCCGAGTCTATTGATATTTCACATATTGATCCTGTTAAAG AGTTTGGTGTTCTGGTCATTGGAGAAGAGTTTGATGGCTATCCCAGGAAAATGATTAGGGATTTTAAGAACTGGGATTGGTTTCTTGAGGAGCCTGGAGAGGAGAGTGAGGATGATGGATTTGACATAAATAAGAGGAGGAAATGTGGGAGaaggaagaggaagaaagaTGGACAAAATGAAGATGAAGACTGGGCTGGGGAGAGTGAAGAGGAGAAGGAGCTGCTTACAAAGGCAACAAAGGTCCAGAAAGCTAAATACTTGACAAGATCCAAGAATCGTGACAAACGGGCCAAGGATACTGGAAAAGGTACAACTTCTAAACTGAAGTATAGAAAACGTGCTGAGGAGGAAGATATTGAtgaggaagaagatgatgaGACGCTAGGTGGTTTTATTGTGGATAATGATCAGTTGGAGGAGGCAGGGGAAGAAATtgacgaagaagaagaagaggaggaatttgaggaagacgaagatgaagaagaagtaGAAGATTGA
- the LOC113768295 gene encoding putative hydrolase C777.06c yields the protein MVGFLGMTARPRTAPTSLASVTRSTRQISCVKNTSISFSRNGFSRFHHFLTASLHSTSTSPATSKAALQILPEQPEIVFVGTGTSEGIPRVSCLTNPTKTCPVCAQAAEPGNKNRRLNTSLLIRYPRPSGKCNILIDAGKFFYHSALRWFPTFGVRTIDAVIITHSHADAIGGLDDLRDWTNNVQPSIPIYVAMRDFEVMKKTHYYLVDTSVIVPGAAVSELQFNIIHEEPFIVHDLKFTPLPVWHGKNYRSLGFRFGNICYISDVSEIPEETYPLLEDCELLILDALRPDRSSSTHFGLPRALDEVRKIQPRRTLFTGMMHLMDHEKVNEDLRKLRETEGLDIQLSYDGLRVPVNL from the exons ATGGTGGGTTTTTTGGGAATGACAGCCCGACCTCGCACTGCTCCGACTTCACTTGCCTCCGTTACCCGCTCCACCCGCCAAATTTCGTGCGTTAAAAATacttcaatttctttttcaagaaacGGGTTCTCTCGGTTTCACCATTTCCTCACAGCTTCTCTTCATTCAACTTCCACTA GCCCTGCAACTTCCAAGGCTGCATTACAAATTTTGCCAGAGCAACCTGAAATTGTATTTGTAGGGACAGGAACTAGTGAAGGAATCCCCCGTGTTAGCTGCCTCACTAATCCTACAAAGACCTGTCCA GTTTGCGCACAAGCTGCAGAACCTGGTAACAAAAATAGGAGGCTTAACACGAGCCTACTTATTCGTTATCCCAGGCCCTCTGGAAAATGTAACATTCTTATAGATGCTGGCAA GTTCTTCTACCATAGCGCCCTAAGATGGTTTCCTACTTTTGG GGTAAGAACAATTGATGCAGTTATTATTACTCATTCTCATGCTGATGCAATTGGAG GTCTGGATGATCTTCGTGATTGGACAAACAATGTCCAGCCATCTATTCCCATTTATGTTGCAATGCGTGACTTTGAG GTGATGAAGAAAACTCATTATTATTTAGTTGATACCAGTGTTATCGTTCCTGGTGCCGCTGTCTCAGAATTGCAATTTAACATTATCCACGAGGAACCTTTCATTGTACATGACCTTAAG TTTACACCTCTACCTGTCTGGCATGGAAAGAATTACCGTTCTCTGGGTTTTCGTTTTGGCAATATTTGTTATATCAG TGATGTCAGTGAAATCCCTGAAGAAACTTACCCACTTCTGGAGGACTGTGAACTCCTTATCCTG GACGCCCTTAGGCCCGATCGATCTTCTTCGACACATTTTGGACTTCCAAGG GCACTGGATGAAGTTAGGAAAATTCAACCCAGAAGAACGCTTTTCACTGGTATGATGCATCTAATGGATCACGAGAAAGTGAATGAAGATCTCAGAAAATTGAGGGAGACTGAAGGCCTTGATATACAACTCAGTTATGACGGGCTTCGGGTGCCAGTAAACCTATAA